In Deltaproteobacteria bacterium, the sequence TATGCGATGTTTACACCCGCAGGACTTTGCTTGTCCAGCGTGTTGTCGAAGGTAAAACTGCGACCCATGAACCAGACGGAAGTGCACGTAGCGCGGCTCAGTCCCTATCAACTGTTTCTTACTTTTCTGCGCATCACCACGTCAGGTTTTGGCGGCGCCATGTTCTGGGCGCGTCGCCAGCTCGTCGAGAAGGAGCGTTGGCTGACCGATCGCGAGTTTGTCGAATATCTTTCCCTCGGCCAACTCTTGCCCGGGCCGCCCGGGTTGAATCTTACGGTCTTGGTCGGCTACCGCTTTGGCGGCTGGGCGGGCGCATTGACGGCTGTTGTTGGGTTTGTCGGGTTGCCGTTTTTAGTCGTCATCGGCATGGGCGCGCTCTATCAACACTACGGCGCTCAGCCGATGGTGCAGCGCGCGCTGGCCGGCATGTCGATCGTCGCCGCGGCGCTGCTGTTTGCGACATTTGCTCGGGTTGTAAAAGTCTTGCCGCGCCGTTGGCAGCCGCTGCTGATTGCCGCGCTTGCTTTCGTCGCCGTCGGGGTTTTGCGCTGGCCGCTCATCTGGGTCATCGGGACGCTTGCACCCTTAGCGTTCTTGGCGGCGTGGAAAGAGCGACTCTGATGGCCCGCGGCGATCTGGTTGCGCTGTTTCTCCATTCATTGGCGCTGTGGTGCATCTCTGTCGGCGGGCCGTCGACGATTCTGCCGGAGTTTCACCGCTATTTGGTGCAGGCGAATCAGCTCTTGACCAATGTGCAGTTCGTCGAGCTTTACACCTTGGCGCAGGCAGCACCCGGTCCCAACTTCATGTACGCGACGCTCATGGGTTGGCAGCTGGCGGGCTGGACCGGCGCGACATTGATGACCCTTGCGGTGTTGCTGCCGACGATGACTTTCGCACTCATGCTCGGGCGCATGAATCAGTCCCATCCCAACGCCACGATCGTTAACGTCATCAAACGCGGCCTGACGCCAATTACCATTGGCCTCATGCTTGCCAGCTCGACGATCTTGATTCGCGCTGTCAGCCACAACTGGCGCAGCTATCTGCTGGCGTTGCTGACGATCGCAGCTGTTTTACGCACTTCGTGGAATCCGCTGTGGCTGCTCGCCGTTGGCGCGCTAGCGGGGATGTTGGGAGTGGTCTGAACCACCGAGCGTCGTTGATTGGCTCTGGACATCTAGACGGTCGACAAAAGAGCGAATCTCGCCGTAACGGGTGAACAACTGCGCGAGGGGCGACTGCACGTTCAGTGGGAGTGAGCAGATGCTGGTTGCAACGCTGACACAAAACGAAATCTTGGGACAAACGTCTGATACAACAAAAGCAGTACTGTCTAGATCCACACAAGCTTGGACAAATCATTTCAACGCCGGATCCTTTCTTAACCGACTGGCAATTAGATCGACAAAGGCTCGAATTTTCGCTGAGGCGTAGCGTCCTTCGCGGTGGAGTACGTGGATCGGCATCGGTGCGGGCTCAAACTCGGCGAGGATAATCTTTAATCGTCCCGACGTCACGTGCGGCGCGATTTGATAGGAGAGTAACCGGGTGATGCCAAATCCTCCACGCGCCGCCTCGATGGCAGCATCGTTGCTGTTGGTGCTGAATCTCGGCTTCACGCGCACTGAAATCGATTTAGCGTCCTGACGAAATTTCCATTCGCTGGTGGGACTCACCCCAATGGCTGCGATGATGCTGTGTTTCGGCAATTCCGCTGGCGTCTTCAGTGCGCCGTGCTTCTTGAGGTAGGCGGGCGACGCACACAGAACTCGCCGCACCGCGCCAACGCGGACTGCTTTCATGCTCGAGTCCGGTAACTTGCCAATGCGGACGCCGACGTCCAACCCTTCTTCGAGTAGATTTACTACCCGGTCAACAAACAACGCGGAAACTTCCATATCCGGATAGCGTTGTAAGTATTCGACGATGCCGGGCAGGATAAAGATCTTGCCAAAGAGCACCGGTGCCGTCACCGCCAGATGGCCGCGCGGCGCCGCGTTGATACCTTTTACTGCTTCATCGGCATCGTTGACCTCGGCGATGATGCGCCGGGCATCCTCGAGATAACGCTGCCCCGCTTCGGTAGCGCGCACATAGCGTGTCGTGCGATCGAACAGTTTTACCGCGAGACGTTTTTCCAGCGCGGCGACCGCTCGCGTGATCGCCGCGGGCGACATCCCCAGACGTCGCGCTGCCGCAGCAAAGCTCTCAGCTTCCGCCACAGCAACGAACACGCTCATCAGATGCAGTTGGTCCATGGATTATTCCACCGTGCGCAACAATGAATTGCGCGCAACAGTTATTCTTCACTCCAGAGCAATATTGCATAGTGCACTGGTTCGCAACGCAATTCTCGAAACCAAAACCAGTCGAAAAAGGAGAAAAGTCATGGAAACGATCAACTGCACCTCCCAGCGAGTCTACTATCGCACGGCCAGCGTCGCCGGCGTCGAGATTTTCTATCGCGAAGCGGGACCAAAGGACCGCCCTACGCTGGTCTTGCTGCACGGCTTCCCAACATCGTCGCACATGTATCGCGATCTGATGCCGCAACTGGCCGACGGGCTAACATTCCCCTGTATCCACGGTGGCAGGCCTATTTCCGCGAACACAAACCACCGACATTGGTTCTCTGGGGTACGAATGCCGCGATTTTTGTCGCCGCCGGCGCCGCATCATATCAGAGAGATTTGCCCGACGCCGAAGCGCATTACTTCGATACCGGCCACTTCGCACTGGAAACCCACGGAAGCGAGATTGCCCAACTCATGCGGAAGTTTCTGCAGCGCAAGATTGGGGAGCGCTCTTAGATAAAAACTTATCGGGAGAAACCAATTTATGGCACGCGCATTTTCCGAGATCGCATTCACGGAATCGGTAAAAACATTGCAAAGTGGCATGGCAGTCGCAAGGCCTATCAAAAATTTGAGCTAGACGGAGACCGCGGCGACCGTCTAACCGAACGAGAGACCGAGTTTATCGCCGAGCGGAACAGCGTCT encodes:
- a CDS encoding chromate transporter, encoding MFTPAGLCLSSVLSKVKLRPMNQTEVHVARLSPYQLFLTFLRITTSGFGGAMFWARRQLVEKERWLTDREFVEYLSLGQLLPGPPGLNLTVLVGYRFGGWAGALTAVVGFVGLPFLVVIGMGALYQHYGAQPMVQRALAGMSIVAAALLFATFARVVKVLPRRWQPLLIAALAFVAVGVLRWPLIWVIGTLAPLAFLAAWKERL
- a CDS encoding chromate transporter, whose protein sequence is MARGDLVALFLHSLALWCISVGGPSTILPEFHRYLVQANQLLTNVQFVELYTLAQAAPGPNFMYATLMGWQLAGWTGATLMTLAVLLPTMTFALMLGRMNQSHPNATIVNVIKRGLTPITIGLMLASSTILIRAVSHNWRSYLLALLTIAAVLRTSWNPLWLLAVGALAGMLGVV
- a CDS encoding LysR family transcriptional regulator encodes the protein MDQLHLMSVFVAVAEAESFAAAARRLGMSPAAITRAVAALEKRLAVKLFDRTTRYVRATEAGQRYLEDARRIIAEVNDADEAVKGINAAPRGHLAVTAPVLFGKIFILPGIVEYLQRYPDMEVSALFVDRVVNLLEEGLDVGVRIGKLPDSSMKAVRVGAVRRVLCASPAYLKKHGALKTPAELPKHSIIAAIGVSPTSEWKFRQDAKSISVRVKPRFSTNSNDAAIEAARGGFGITRLLSYQIAPHVTSGRLKIILAEFEPAPMPIHVLHREGRYASAKIRAFVDLIASRLRKDPALK